The Pyricularia oryzae 70-15 chromosome 5, whole genome shotgun sequence genome includes a region encoding these proteins:
- a CDS encoding zinc-binding oxidoreductase CipB has product MAPTNKAAYLEGAKKRPLVVRDAPYTSPGPDQIVIKNSAVALNPLEALKQALGNLLYGHVKYPFVMGSDVAGIVVEVGPNVTRLKVGDRVIGHALGMEKHHNQSSMCGFQMYTAVVLPLGLSTAACGLFQKDQLGLRHPMVDQAALGGSGSDVPSKKEVLVVWGGSTSVGCNAIQLAKAAGYDVVTTCSPRNFDLVKSLGATAAYDYRSKTAVEDIVQHHCRDRTVAGAMSIGDGGAEACVEILGRSQGNRFLSMVSYPNPPDVDAGIPSRIVFMTRWMASMTVKAWTRGVKSKFVWGATLEQNEVGKMIYEDFLPLALERGVVVPAPAPEMIGDNLKSIQDGLDRLKSGKVSGSKLVIQLDTEN; this is encoded by the exons ATGGCACCCACCAACAAAGCTGCGTACCTAGAAGGTGCCAAAAAACGACCGCTTGTGGTTCGCGATGCACCATATACAAGCCCCGGACCAGACCAAATAGTCATCAAGAATTCCGCCGTCGCTCTGAACCCACTCGAGGCCTTGAAGCAGGCCCTGGGGAATCTGCTGTACGGACATGTCAAGTACCCCTTTGTGATGGGGTCTGATGTTGCTGGTATC GTGGTTGAGGTCGGCCCCAACGTGACGCGCCTCAAAGTCGGCGATAGGGTGATCGGGCACGCCCTTGGCATGGAGAAGCATCACAACCAGTCGTCAATGTGTGGATTCCAAATGTACACG GCTGTAGTATTACCGTTGGGGCTGTCGACCGCCGCCTGCGGATTGTTTCAGAAGGACCAACTTGGTCTGAGACATCCCATGGTCGACCAGGCTGCTCTTGGCGGGTCTGGAAGCGACGTCCCCAGCAAGAAGGAGGTTTTGGTGGTCTGGGGCGGTTCGACCAGCGTCGGATGCAACGCGATACAG CTCGCAAAAGCAGCAGGCTACGATGTGGTCACGACCTGCTCGCCACGAAACTTTGACCTAGTAAAGTCGCTCGGCGCCACGGCGGCCTACGACTATCGGAGCAAAACGGCCGTCGAGGACATTGTGCAGCACCACTGCCGCGACAGGACGGTCGCGGGCGCCATGTCCATCGGCGACGGGGGTGCCGAGGCCTGCGTTGAGATCCTCGGCCGCAGTCAAGGCAACCGCTTCCTCTCAATGGTTAGCTACCCGAACCCGCCCGACGTCGACGCCGGGATTCCTTCTCGGATCGTCTTCATGACGCGTTGGATGGCGTCCATGACCGTCAAGGCTTGGACGAGGGGAGTCAAGTCAAAATTTGTATGGGGAGCCACGCTAGAGCAGAACGAGGTTGGTAAGATGATCTATGAGGacttcttgcccttggccCTCGAGCGTGGCGTGGTTGTGCCTGCGCCGGCTCCGGAGATGATTGGGGATAATTTGAAGTCAATCCAGGACGGGCTTGATAGGTTGAAATCTGGAAAAGTATCGGGGAGCAAGCTAGTCATACAGTTAGACACCGAGAATTAG